The following are encoded together in the Parabacteroides chongii genome:
- a CDS encoding DUF6769 family protein, which produces MRAKKHIIRYIMLVASIIMLLSVVVPHHHHSNGMPCFKSLTEHNHKSSSSHDCGCNGHNLALFTSLLSHVTNADVSHLLFPLQVLFDYINPPVPLLYGQTFDRERAFYIESLHDTWVTCSGGLRAPPVL; this is translated from the coding sequence ATGAGAGCGAAGAAACATATAATCCGTTACATAATGCTGGTGGCAAGTATCATCATGCTGCTTTCGGTTGTGGTGCCACATCATCATCACAGTAACGGTATGCCTTGTTTCAAATCGTTGACTGAACATAACCATAAAAGCTCGTCTTCCCACGATTGCGGATGCAACGGGCATAATCTGGCCCTTTTTACATCTCTTTTGTCGCATGTGACAAATGCTGATGTAAGTCACTTACTTTTCCCTTTGCAAGTTTTATTTGATTATATTAACCCTCCTGTTCCGTTGCTGTACGGACAAACGTTCGATCGCGAACGAGCCTTTTATATTGAGTCTCTGCACGATACCTGGGTTACGTGCTCCGGCGGACTGCGTGCCCCTCCTGTGTTATAA